The following are encoded together in the Oryzias melastigma strain HK-1 linkage group LG17, ASM292280v2, whole genome shotgun sequence genome:
- the glmna gene encoding glomulin, FKBP associated protein a, with protein sequence MALEKFSDVVQLCQALPESSYTAEHHDAFTAAGRACIQEGHCTNVLSILLDEKNQEIVRCMGWTLLPPLIQLLLKKEDKNLPQWLAIFTHLLESCRPKELLIGLLEQLEHSDPHTTAESLHLLLKPLQKVLLRLGSRKASSLGMTLSSVLDQLAKLPLPLTKEEDSDEFSLCCVELIDFVRPFFQEARQSLSSETGRSCGLEDELRAELLKFCMKTLSHLLLEVQLRDPDELTVSPLRTFATEILDGLTAVGEHLHSLVFQPVLKRKQVPGFLEEEVRYPKASLAGVAHLVFVHHLAADSFPSVFSPVFCLRCNMEHIFLLLSSAEDPKLQKGLELYEKSLVRLEDSCLPADLLQIKTFLTVPQNMVKIMTLSPRHDLRTKGLKVFQLSIDKFDTEAKYRLFQYMLSTSNHSGVEGYIIKNIRTQIHVALQPGNGNVWFEGVHLLPLLRKVFSLPDGPETDLLQYLDRLMEALNLLRFLVIRDKVTENQTGVWTELYKIEDSFMKPLRVGLNMSRAHYEQELRSCSERRRNKEEPVLSVSVSSEKLPQMTPDSQIQALHSALHTFDMMESVLARIEELTELKEDL encoded by the exons CAAGCCCTTCCAGAGAGCAGCTACACTGCTGAACACCACGACGCTTTTACAGCTGCAGGAAGAGCCTGCATCCAGGAAGGACACTGCACCAATGTCCTCAGTATTCTCCTGGATGAGAAGAACCAG GAAATTGTGAGGTGCATGGGCTGGACCCTGCTGCCTCCGCTgattcagctgctgctgaagaaagaAGACAAGAACTTACCTCAGTGGCTGGCCATCTTTACCCACCTGCTGGAG AGCTGTAGACCTAAAGAGCTGTTGATCGGGCTGCTGGAGCAGCTGGAGCACAGTGATCCTCACACCACAGCCGAGAGCCTCCATCTGCTGCTGAAGCCTCTCCAGAAAG TGCTGCTGCGTCTGGGCAGCCGGAAGGCCTCCTCTCTGGGCATGACCCTGTCCTCCGTGCTGGACCAGCTGGCCAAGCTGCCCCTCCCTCTCACAAAGGAAGAGGACAGCGACGAGTTCTCGCTCTGCTGCGTGGAGCTCATAGACTTTGTCAGGCCCTTCTTCCAGGAGGCCAGACAAAGTCTGAGCAGTGAGACGGGACGGTCCTGCGGGCTGGAGGACGAGCTGCGGGCGGAGCTTCTGAAATT CTGCATGAAGACGCTGAGTCACCTGCTGTTGGAGGTGCAACTCAGGGATCCAGACGAGCTCACCGTGTCTCCACTCAGGACCTTTGCCACGGAGATTCTG GATGGTCTGACTGCAGTGGGGGAGCACCTCCACAGTCTGGTCTTCCAGCCTGTGTTGAAGAGGAAGCAGGTTCCAGGCTTCCTGGAGGAGGAAGTGCGTTACCCTAAGGCTTCTTTGGCAGGCGTGGCTCACCTGGTGTTCGTGCatcacctggctgcagacagcTTCCCCAGCGTTTTTAG TCCCGTGTTCTGTCTGCGGTGTAACATGGAGcacatcttcctcctcctgtccAG tgcAGAAGATCCAAAGCTTCAAAAAGGTCTG GAGCTGTATGAGAAGAGTCTGGTGCGTCTGGAAGACAGCTGTCTACCAGCAGATCTCCTGCAGATCAAAACCTTCCTCACTGTCCCACAG AACATGGTGAAGATCATGACGCTGTCTCCTCGGCATGATCTG AGGACTAAAGGACTGAAGGTCTTCCAGCTGAGCATCGACAAGTTTGACACTGAAGCCAAGTACAGGCTCTTCCA GTACATGCTCAGTACTAGTAATCACTCAGGAGTCGAGGGATACATCATTAAAAACATCCGGACTCAGATCCATGTTGCCCTGCAG CCGGGAAATGGAAACGTCTGGTTTGAGGGGGTCCATCTGCTGCCTCTGTTGCGCAAAGTTTTCAGCCTGCCTGACGGACCAGAGACGGACCTGCTGCAATACCTGGACAG GCTCATGGAGGCTCTCAACCTGCTGCGCTTCCTGGTTATCAGGGACAAAGTGACGGAGAATCAG ACGGGAGTCTGGACGGAGCTTTATAAAATCGAGGACTCGTTCATGAAGCCCCTGCGAGTTGGTTTGAACATGTCCCGAGCGCACTACGAGCAGGAGCTGCGCAGCTGCAGCGAGCGCAGGAGGAACAAAG AAGAGCCTGTCCTGTCTGTGAGCGTCAGCAGCGAGAAGCTTCCACAGATGACGCCGGACTCTCAGATCCAG GCTCTGCACTCGGCCCTCCACACCTTCGACATGATGGAGAGCGTGCTGGCTCGGATAGAAGAACTCACCgagctgaaggaggatctgtga
- the cdc7 gene encoding cell division cycle 7-related protein kinase isoform X2, with the protein MLITFSRKCHTLPRKRWTLPRSTRTEPAPPGRKALTGKSPDVQMDIEHLSKAVPQLAKVFNILDKIGEGTFSSVYLGEALMRDGRKELFALKHLIPTSHPTRIAAELQCLTVAGGRENVMGVTYCFRKDDHVVIVMPYMEHQALVEVIGSLSFAEVRLYIYHLLKALRHIHQFGIIHRDIKPNNFLYNRRSRVYALVDFGLAQGTADTQIELLKDLGGLRKTPRPVFGERNLNSCTPTPSATTPDAGKAEEALSWRCSMSRASGRALSGSQKPAKAVQPGLTCDCFLTDRVCNVCMSRKQQVAPRAGTPGFRAPEVLTKCPDQGTAIDVWSAGVILLSLLSGRYPFFKAGDDLTALAQIITVRGSRETIRAAKTFGKAVVCSQALPPQDLRTLCETLRGRRRASPGEDVPSALACRNRSPDGGSICEPADSAELTLQNQESFSNCERTVCLMKPALEAEEEEQGWDRVPDEAYHLLDRLLDLNPNSRISAAEALQHPLFKDL; encoded by the exons ATGTTAATCACATTTTCCCGAAAGTGTCACACTTTACCGCGAAAGAG ATGGACGCTTCCGCGGTCTACCCGGACAGAACCAGCACCACCAGGTCGGAAGGCGCTCACAGGAAAGTCTCCA GATGTGCAGATGGATATTGAACATCTCTCCAAAGCTGTTCCTCAGCTGGCCAAGGTTTTCAACATCTTAGACAAGATTGGAGAAG GTACGTTCAGCTCTGTGTACCTGGGCGAGGCGCTGATGCGGGACGGGAGGAAGGAGCTGTTTGCGCTGAAACATCTCATCCCAACGAGCCACCCCACGCGCATCGCTGCTGAGCTGCAGTGTCTGACGGTGGCAGG AGGCAGGGAGAATGTGATGGGAGTGACGTACTGCTTCAGAAAAGACGACCATGTGGTGATCGTGATGCCCTACATGGAGCATCAGGCTCTCGTG GAAGTCATCGGGTCCCTTAGCTTTGCAGAGGTCCGCCTGTACATCTATCACCTGCTGAAGGCGCTCCGACACATCCATCAGTTTGGCATCATTCATCGGGACATTAAGCCCAACAACTTCCTGTACAACAGGAGGAGCAGAGT GTACGCGCTGGTGGACTTCGGCCTAGCTCAGGGCACAGCGGACACCCAGATAGAGCTACTGAAG GATCTGGGGGGGCTACGTAAAACTCCACGGCCCGTGTTTGGAGAGAGGAACCTGAACAGCTGCACGCCCACCCCCTCCGCCACGACGCCGGATGCCGGTAAAGCAGAG GAAGCGCTCAGCTGGAGGTGCTCGATGAGCAGAGCGTCAGGCAGAGCTCTGAGTGGCAGTCAGAAACCTGCGAAGGCCGTGCAGCCGGGCCTCACCTGCGACTGCTTCCTGACTGACCGCGTCTGCAACGTCTGCATGTCCAG GAAGCAGCAGGTGGCGCCCCGGGCTGGAACTCCTGGCTTCAGAGCGCCAGAAGTCCTCACGAAGTGTCCCGACCAAGGCACAG CCATAGACGTGTGGTCGGCCGGCGTCATCCTGCTCTCGCTCCTCAGCGGCCGCTACCCGTTTTTTAAGGCCGGCGATGACCTGACGGCGCTCGCTCAGATCATAACAGTACGAGGCTCCAGGGAGACTATCCGCGCAGCCAAGACCTTCg GTAAAGCGGTGGTGTGCAGCCAGGCGCTGCCCCCTCAGGACCTCAGGACTCTGTGTGAGACTCTGCGAGGACGCAGGAGGGCCTCCCCTGGTGAAGACGTCCCGTCGGCTTTGGCTTGTCGGAACAGAAGCCCAGATGGAGGATCGATATGTGAACCCGCTGACTCAGCAGAACTGACTCTGCAGAACCAGGAAAGTTTTAGCAACTGTGAGCGCACAGTATGCCTCATGAAACCAGCGCTGGAGgctgaagaggaggagcagggcTGGGACAGAGTCCCTGATGAAGCCTATCACCTGCTGGACCGGCTACTGGACCTAAATCCAAACAGCAGGATCTCGGCGGCAGAAGCTCTGCAGCATCCTCTTTTCAAGGACCTGTGA
- the cdc7 gene encoding cell division cycle 7-related protein kinase isoform X1 has product MDASAVYPDRTSTTRSEGAHRKVSKDVQMDIEHLSKAVPQLAKVFNILDKIGEGTFSSVYLGEALMRDGRKELFALKHLIPTSHPTRIAAELQCLTVAGGRENVMGVTYCFRKDDHVVIVMPYMEHQALVEVIGSLSFAEVRLYIYHLLKALRHIHQFGIIHRDIKPNNFLYNRRSRVYALVDFGLAQGTADTQIELLKVVRPRVLQKGGGSASQRSRAPPKSFPKSTSTSLPVAPQQTAALPPSSSSVSSSASQRPPVKKARLPTSSLHTARSKDLGGLRKTPRPVFGERNLNSCTPTPSATTPDAGKAEEALSWRCSMSRASGRALSGSQKPAKAVQPGLTCDCFLTDRVCNVCMSRKQQVAPRAGTPGFRAPEVLTKCPDQGTAIDVWSAGVILLSLLSGRYPFFKAGDDLTALAQIITVRGSRETIRAAKTFGKAVVCSQALPPQDLRTLCETLRGRRRASPGEDVPSALACRNRSPDGGSICEPADSAELTLQNQESFSNCERTVCLMKPALEAEEEEQGWDRVPDEAYHLLDRLLDLNPNSRISAAEALQHPLFKDL; this is encoded by the exons ATGGACGCTTCCGCGGTCTACCCGGACAGAACCAGCACCACCAGGTCGGAAGGCGCTCACAGGAAAGTCTCCA AGGATGTGCAGATGGATATTGAACATCTCTCCAAAGCTGTTCCTCAGCTGGCCAAGGTTTTCAACATCTTAGACAAGATTGGAGAAG GTACGTTCAGCTCTGTGTACCTGGGCGAGGCGCTGATGCGGGACGGGAGGAAGGAGCTGTTTGCGCTGAAACATCTCATCCCAACGAGCCACCCCACGCGCATCGCTGCTGAGCTGCAGTGTCTGACGGTGGCAGG AGGCAGGGAGAATGTGATGGGAGTGACGTACTGCTTCAGAAAAGACGACCATGTGGTGATCGTGATGCCCTACATGGAGCATCAGGCTCTCGTG GAAGTCATCGGGTCCCTTAGCTTTGCAGAGGTCCGCCTGTACATCTATCACCTGCTGAAGGCGCTCCGACACATCCATCAGTTTGGCATCATTCATCGGGACATTAAGCCCAACAACTTCCTGTACAACAGGAGGAGCAGAGT GTACGCGCTGGTGGACTTCGGCCTAGCTCAGGGCACAGCGGACACCCAGATAGAGCTACTGAAGGTGGTGAGGCCGAGGGTTCTGCAGAAAGGTGGAGGGTCGGCCTCACAGAGGAGCAGAGCACCTCCTAAATCCTTTCCCAAAAGCACCTCCACTTCACTCCCGGTGGCTCCACAGCAGACGGCAGCTTTGCCACCGTCCTCTTCCTCTGTGTCGTCTTCGGCCTCACAGAGACCCCCGGTGAAAAAAGCTCGCCTGCCCACCTCCTCTCTTCACACGGCACGGTCAAAG GATCTGGGGGGGCTACGTAAAACTCCACGGCCCGTGTTTGGAGAGAGGAACCTGAACAGCTGCACGCCCACCCCCTCCGCCACGACGCCGGATGCCGGTAAAGCAGAG GAAGCGCTCAGCTGGAGGTGCTCGATGAGCAGAGCGTCAGGCAGAGCTCTGAGTGGCAGTCAGAAACCTGCGAAGGCCGTGCAGCCGGGCCTCACCTGCGACTGCTTCCTGACTGACCGCGTCTGCAACGTCTGCATGTCCAG GAAGCAGCAGGTGGCGCCCCGGGCTGGAACTCCTGGCTTCAGAGCGCCAGAAGTCCTCACGAAGTGTCCCGACCAAGGCACAG CCATAGACGTGTGGTCGGCCGGCGTCATCCTGCTCTCGCTCCTCAGCGGCCGCTACCCGTTTTTTAAGGCCGGCGATGACCTGACGGCGCTCGCTCAGATCATAACAGTACGAGGCTCCAGGGAGACTATCCGCGCAGCCAAGACCTTCg GTAAAGCGGTGGTGTGCAGCCAGGCGCTGCCCCCTCAGGACCTCAGGACTCTGTGTGAGACTCTGCGAGGACGCAGGAGGGCCTCCCCTGGTGAAGACGTCCCGTCGGCTTTGGCTTGTCGGAACAGAAGCCCAGATGGAGGATCGATATGTGAACCCGCTGACTCAGCAGAACTGACTCTGCAGAACCAGGAAAGTTTTAGCAACTGTGAGCGCACAGTATGCCTCATGAAACCAGCGCTGGAGgctgaagaggaggagcagggcTGGGACAGAGTCCCTGATGAAGCCTATCACCTGCTGGACCGGCTACTGGACCTAAATCCAAACAGCAGGATCTCGGCGGCAGAAGCTCTGCAGCATCCTCTTTTCAAGGACCTGTGA